A window of Solea senegalensis isolate Sse05_10M unplaced genomic scaffold, IFAPA_SoseM_1 scf7180000017305, whole genome shotgun sequence genomic DNA:
caaTTTCAATATATTGTCTTCTTGACCGCAGAACCAGGTGGCTTTGAAGAAAAGGTCAGCCATTCTACCATCATCCGCATTCAGTTATGTTTATATCCGGTATATTTTTGCATAcgagacacaaacaaattatAATACTACACAGTGAATCTACAGTAGCCAGTGGCCtatgaataattcatttcaGGAAAGGGATCTGTTTGCCCTCGTGCCTCTTTGGTGCGCCTGTGCACCTGGTGCCATTTGGCTGTATGGGCTACAGCAGACGCGTCTCCAATTATCAAGAGGCACATCCGTGGGTTTCTCTGTGTCAACCCCCGCCCACCCCCCAACCTTAAAAAAATAGTCTCCACATCCACATTGATTTGAGCGAAGCCAGATCAGGGTGGGCGACACGAGAAACTCGCACGTGAATAACTTATCCTGGATGATTGATATGCATTTTGCGCACAGGACAACCAAACTAGAAAAGTCCAGTGTGAAAGAGGGACGTTTTGTGACCGTGTAGGACAAACTGTTATCGTGTCTCTGGGTGTGATTACAATTTCTTCATGTGATAACCGATATCTTTAGATGACCATTCACTCCAGTGGGCTTGCTGTTTTCCAACTAGATCCTCCTGTAATGTGCGTGATGAGTgggctgccacacacacacacgacccgCTCAGACTTGGCACAGCTTTCCTTCAGCACTTGGCGCGTGTTGATGTGGAATAATCGGCAGGTTTGAGTGGCGGCGGCCGCTTCAGCACGCTGGACAGCGCTCGTGGAAGTTGGAGAGGATCGGCTGCGcgcgttttctttttttggtttgtttgtttatttttatttttattttttttaattatataattgAAATGAATTTGCGGAGCCGCTTCTGTGGAGATGTGCCACGCGTGACCATGGCTAGTTTGAAGTATTCATTGTCCACAATAACAACAGGCGCGCGGAAGCCCACAGCGCACTCTCTGGAGTGAGACATGGACTTTGCTGAGATCTTTTGCGCTTTGTTCATCGTCGTGGTCGCGGTCGTGTCGCTGCTGTCAAACTTGTTGGTGCTGCTATGTTTCATCCACAGCACCGAGATTCGCCGACAGGTGCCCGGTGTTTTCACCATGAACTTGTCCTTCTGCAACATCCTCATCACTGTGCTGAACATGCCGGCCACTCTGCTGGGGGTTATCCGGGAGCAGCAGCCTTTTGGGGATTGCATTTGCCACACAGTGAGCTTTCTGGAGACTTTCCTGACCGCCAACACCATGTTGAGCATGGCAGCCCTCAGCATAGACCGGTGGATAGCGGTGGTCTTCCCGCTCAGTTACTCCACTAAAATGCGCTACAAGGACGCACTGATCATGGTGTGCTACTCCTGGCTCCACTCCTTCACCTTCTCCCTTGCAGCGCTGCTCTTCTCTTGGGTTGACTACAGCCACGTCTACGCGTCCTGCACCTTGCAGCCGAGCGACGACGGCAGCGACAGGATTAAGTTCACAGTCTTCACTGTCGTTTTCCACGCCACGAGTTTCATGCTCTCCCTGCTCATCTTGTGTTTCACCTACCTGAAGGTGCTGAAAGTGGCCAGGTTTCACTGCAAGAGGATTGACATCATCACCATGCAGACTCTTTTCCTGCTGGTCGACATTCATCCAAGGTATGTCATCCCTCGAATGCGTCTTCTCCCATAGCCCTTACCATTAAAATGCCCACACTGtaatttttaaatgttagtttTAAATTCAAAGATTTCTGAACGTCCACTGTTTTTTCAGCGTCAAACAGAGATGTTTAGCTGAGCAAAAGAGGAGAAAGCAAAGGGCCACTAAGAAGATCAGCATCTTCATCGGCTCATTCATCATCTGCTTTGCTCCTTATGTAATTACAAGGTAAGTCCAAGTGATATAACccttaatttcatttaatttactgCAAAACTTCTGCACAGGTCATCAAAAATTAATGACCTCAACACCACTTTAGCAATTATCTTGTGAGTAATGAcgttaaagcatgttttgtctAAGTATAATGAGCAAATAACCTCATATCTGCCTCCAGACTCATtagctctgttgttttgtacTGTACAATCCGACACCTGTAGTTTGTCCTCACCAAACACTACATTACTGAGGCTATTTTTACCTGAAACTATGACTTAGAGTTCAACCAATtgtggatttttaaaaacaggttgaataacaataatttgaAGCATGAAAAAATTGATTCTTACGCCAATGCAAccctaaaatgaaaaagcaaaacatgtcAGTCAACACTATGATATTGTAAGAAAGTAATACTAttcataacaatattaataatattaaataaactgaacaatgttttataaatgattgCATTAATAAAAAGATTAAGTGCATGATGGAATGACCTAATTAGTTGTGCATCtattttcacacattaacaGCAGCTGCAGTTGTTTAGTAGAtagcagaagtgatgaaat
This region includes:
- the LOC122764186 gene encoding G-protein coupled receptor 26-like, which produces MDFAEIFCALFIVVVAVVSLLSNLLVLLCFIHSTEIRRQVPGVFTMNLSFCNILITVLNMPATLLGVIREQQPFGDCICHTVSFLETFLTANTMLSMAALSIDRWIAVVFPLSYSTKMRYKDALIMVCYSWLHSFTFSLAALLFSWVDYSHVYASCTLQPSDDGSDRIKFTVFTVVFHATSFMLSLLILCFTYLKVLKVARFHCKRIDIITMQTLFLLVDIHPSVKQRCLAEQKRRKQRATKKISIFIGSFIICFAPYVITRLAELLPFVDINRHWGIISKCLTYSKAASDPFAYSLLRQQYKKVLVTVVNRLLRRDLYPSSGHNSSLDTENDYCLQRIS